One genomic segment of Burkholderiaceae bacterium includes these proteins:
- a CDS encoding thiamine pyrophosphate-dependent dehydrogenase E1 component subunit alpha encodes MKSSKKGAAQAERLTALYRTMSLIRQVETALIRLFANSEVPGFIHLSIGQEAVAAGVASALLPQDSLATTHRGHGHVLARGMDVDGFMKEIMGREGGLCKGRGGSMHVADLSLGILGANGIVGAGIPIALGSAMAHQARKTGGVSVAFFGDGAMAEGVLHETLNMASLWKCPLLLVCENNGWSEFSPTSRQFAAKLEQLAAAFGASYAKVNGNDVLAVADAAMQGTAQLRKGNGPFVLECMTTRVRGHFEGDSQKYRDAGELGSVHEHDPLTATRAQLQALGVDSTAIDQAITAQVDRAVEAARADSLPTLERAIQDVYTQTMQEARE; translated from the coding sequence ATGAAGTCCAGCAAGAAGGGCGCTGCCCAGGCGGAGCGACTCACCGCGCTCTATCGCACGATGAGCCTGATCCGTCAGGTCGAGACGGCACTCATCCGCCTGTTCGCCAACAGTGAAGTCCCGGGCTTCATTCACCTGAGCATCGGCCAGGAGGCCGTGGCCGCAGGCGTCGCCAGCGCACTGCTGCCGCAAGACTCGCTGGCGACCACCCACCGTGGCCACGGCCACGTGCTGGCGCGCGGCATGGATGTGGACGGCTTCATGAAGGAAATCATGGGGCGCGAGGGCGGCCTGTGTAAGGGCCGTGGTGGTTCCATGCACGTGGCAGACCTGAGTTTGGGCATCCTGGGCGCGAACGGCATCGTGGGCGCGGGCATACCCATCGCCCTGGGCAGCGCCATGGCGCACCAGGCGAGAAAGACCGGCGGCGTGTCCGTGGCCTTCTTTGGTGACGGGGCCATGGCCGAAGGCGTGCTGCACGAGACGCTGAACATGGCCAGCCTGTGGAAGTGCCCGCTGCTGCTGGTGTGCGAGAACAACGGCTGGTCCGAGTTTTCACCCACGTCTCGTCAATTCGCCGCCAAGCTCGAACAACTGGCGGCTGCCTTCGGCGCCAGCTACGCCAAGGTCAACGGCAACGACGTGTTGGCCGTGGCTGATGCGGCCATGCAGGGCACCGCGCAATTGCGTAAAGGCAACGGTCCCTTCGTGCTCGAGTGCATGACGACCCGGGTGCGTGGGCACTTCGAGGGCGACTCTCAGAAGTACCGCGATGCTGGCGAACTGGGGTCCGTGCACGAGCACGACCCGCTGACAGCCACGCGCGCCCAGCTGCAGGCCCTGGGGGTGGACAGCACCGCCATCGACCAGGCGATCACCGCGCAGGTGGATCGTGCTGTGGAAGCTGCCCGCGCCGACTCGCTGCCTACGCTCGAGCGCGCCATTCAAGACGTCTACACCCAAACCATGCAGGAGGCTCGTGAATGA
- a CDS encoding acyl-CoA dehydrogenase family protein codes for MSLNFAFSPEHEAVRDTVRRLCREELAPLVEDAEEHERFPKHVFKRWGELGLLGVRYPAADGGSDMDKVSDCIVREELSYMSQAFATSWSAQTHLSIWPIWKIGTESQKERFFRPALSGDKIAGFALSEPDGGSNIRAMKTKAEKVEGGWKLSGSKLYITNAPIADFLMVAARTSPELKPDAISLFIVELPHKGFDVHKLRKEGIRASETALIHIEDAFVPDDCLLGERTGTYPLLLECLSENRVGVAANALGMARAAFDASKAFADDRIVAGKRIGDYQAVAHKLADMAADIEAARWMVYYGAWLVDQDRLDAATAAKVKLVATETALKVSEQAIRIHGGAGIMREYPVGRIHRDAFVYVIGEGTSDIQRNIIARDLGFKP; via the coding sequence ATGAGCCTGAACTTCGCCTTCTCTCCTGAACATGAAGCGGTGCGCGACACGGTACGTCGCCTGTGCCGCGAAGAGCTGGCCCCGCTGGTCGAGGATGCGGAAGAGCACGAGCGCTTTCCCAAGCATGTGTTCAAGCGCTGGGGCGAACTCGGCCTGCTCGGTGTTCGGTATCCTGCGGCCGATGGTGGGAGCGACATGGACAAGGTCAGCGACTGCATCGTGCGCGAGGAGTTGAGCTACATGAGCCAGGCATTCGCGACCAGTTGGTCCGCGCAGACGCACCTGTCCATCTGGCCCATTTGGAAGATCGGTACCGAAAGCCAGAAGGAGCGTTTCTTTCGCCCCGCGCTCAGTGGGGACAAGATTGCTGGCTTCGCGCTGAGCGAGCCAGATGGCGGCTCCAACATTCGCGCCATGAAGACCAAGGCCGAAAAGGTCGAAGGTGGCTGGAAGCTCAGCGGCAGCAAGCTCTACATCACCAATGCCCCCATTGCCGACTTCCTGATGGTCGCGGCGCGCACCTCGCCAGAGCTCAAGCCCGACGCCATCAGCCTCTTCATTGTGGAGCTGCCACACAAGGGGTTTGACGTTCACAAGCTACGCAAGGAAGGCATCCGCGCCTCCGAGACAGCATTGATCCACATCGAGGACGCCTTCGTGCCCGACGACTGCTTGTTGGGCGAGCGCACCGGTACCTATCCGTTGTTGCTGGAGTGCCTGAGCGAGAACCGGGTGGGAGTGGCCGCCAACGCGCTGGGAATGGCGCGCGCCGCCTTCGATGCGTCCAAGGCGTTTGCCGACGATCGGATCGTCGCCGGCAAGCGCATCGGCGACTACCAGGCCGTGGCCCACAAGTTGGCCGACATGGCTGCGGACATCGAAGCAGCCCGATGGATGGTTTACTACGGCGCCTGGCTGGTCGATCAGGATAGACTGGATGCCGCGACCGCTGCCAAGGTCAAACTGGTCGCCACCGAGACCGCGCTGAAGGTTAGCGAGCAGGCCATCCGCATCCATGGCGGCGCCGGCATCATGCGCGAGTATCCGGTGGGGCGCATCCACCGCGACGCTTTCGTCTACGTGATCGGGGAAGGCACCAGCGATATCCAGCGCAATATCATTGCGCGCGACCTCGGCTTCAAGCCCTAA
- the lpdA gene encoding dihydrolipoyl dehydrogenase yields the protein MAEQAQHFDVVVIGGGPGGYVAALRAAQLKLRTALVERENLGGICLNWGCIPTKALLHSADTVRRIRHAEVQGITVSEPQVDFGKVVARSRQVSQRLNRGVTHLLKKAGVTVFMGSAALLPEKQVAVTSAKGQQQVLLAKHVIVATGARARELPMLPFDGERVWGYREALSAKELPKSLVVIGAGAIGMEFASFYATLGTRVTVIEAASRVLPASDEEVSAFAQQAMAHEGIQFLTGATLVAGELLTDGVQLTVERAGEAQHLKAERALVAVGLVGNSEGLGLEHTRVVTDKGLIRVADWGMTAERGVYAIGDITGAPMLAHKASHEGIACVEHIAGLRSGAQLHVPIPSCVYSYPQSASVGLTQAQARQMGFKVRVGKFPLEGNGKAIAIDEATGFIKTVFDEATGELLGAHLVGPEATELVHGYTLAATLEATEAELMETVFPHPTLSEAMHEAVLAAYGRALHI from the coding sequence ATGGCAGAGCAGGCACAACACTTCGATGTGGTCGTCATTGGTGGCGGCCCCGGCGGCTACGTGGCCGCGCTGCGCGCCGCGCAACTCAAGCTGCGCACCGCTCTGGTGGAGCGCGAAAACCTGGGCGGCATCTGCTTGAACTGGGGCTGCATCCCCACCAAGGCACTGCTGCACTCGGCGGACACCGTACGCCGCATTCGCCATGCCGAAGTGCAAGGCATCACCGTGTCTGAACCGCAGGTGGACTTCGGAAAGGTCGTGGCGCGCTCGCGCCAGGTCTCGCAGCGACTAAACCGGGGCGTGACGCACCTGCTGAAGAAGGCCGGCGTCACCGTCTTCATGGGCTCTGCGGCACTGCTGCCGGAGAAGCAAGTGGCGGTGACCAGCGCCAAGGGACAGCAGCAAGTGCTGCTGGCCAAGCATGTCATTGTTGCGACCGGCGCCCGCGCAAGAGAGCTGCCCATGCTGCCCTTCGACGGCGAACGGGTCTGGGGCTACCGCGAGGCCTTGTCGGCGAAGGAACTACCCAAGTCCTTGGTGGTGATTGGCGCGGGTGCCATCGGCATGGAATTCGCCAGCTTCTATGCCACTTTGGGCACGCGGGTCACCGTGATAGAGGCCGCCTCTCGCGTGCTGCCCGCCAGCGACGAGGAAGTGAGCGCCTTTGCCCAGCAGGCCATGGCCCACGAAGGCATCCAATTCCTGACGGGGGCCACGCTGGTGGCGGGGGAGTTGCTGACCGATGGCGTGCAGCTGACAGTGGAGCGTGCCGGAGAAGCGCAACATCTGAAGGCCGAACGCGCGCTGGTGGCCGTAGGCTTGGTCGGCAATTCCGAAGGCCTGGGGCTTGAGCACACCCGCGTGGTGACGGACAAGGGCCTGATCCGGGTGGCCGACTGGGGCATGACCGCGGAGCGGGGTGTCTACGCGATTGGCGATATCACCGGGGCGCCCATGCTGGCGCACAAGGCCAGCCACGAAGGCATTGCTTGCGTGGAGCACATTGCTGGACTGCGCTCAGGTGCCCAGCTCCATGTCCCGATTCCTTCGTGCGTCTACAGCTATCCGCAAAGTGCCAGCGTGGGCTTGACTCAAGCGCAGGCCCGCCAGATGGGCTTCAAAGTGCGCGTCGGGAAATTCCCTTTGGAAGGCAACGGCAAGGCCATCGCCATCGACGAGGCGACTGGCTTCATCAAGACGGTGTTTGACGAGGCCACTGGCGAGCTGCTGGGCGCACACCTCGTCGGGCCGGAGGCGACCGAGCTGGTGCATGGCTACACGCTGGCAGCCACGCTGGAAGCGACGGAAGCGGAGCTTATGGAGACAGTCTTCCCGCATCCCACCTTATCGGAAGCCATGCACGAAGCAGTGTTGGCGGCCTACGGGCGAGCGCTGCACATATGA
- a CDS encoding MaoC family dehydratase, producing MDQSTHVSPVLRSTSLRVTEAVIRAYAELTNDFNPIHLDAEFAAKTPMRQPIAHGTISLCLMWQCIGKSFPAHMLGAMQLDVRFVKPVHVNDELTAGGELDGEISGKWKVWVRAQDGGDRIVGVLQTPESDLGTSTAWNE from the coding sequence ATGGACCAGTCAACACATGTATCGCCCGTATTGCGTTCCACGAGCTTGAGGGTGACGGAGGCTGTCATCCGTGCCTACGCCGAACTGACCAACGATTTCAATCCCATCCACCTGGACGCGGAATTCGCGGCCAAGACGCCGATGCGGCAACCCATAGCGCACGGAACCATATCGCTATGCCTGATGTGGCAGTGCATTGGCAAGAGCTTCCCGGCCCACATGCTGGGTGCGATGCAACTGGACGTTCGTTTCGTGAAGCCGGTCCACGTCAATGACGAGCTCACGGCCGGTGGCGAGCTAGACGGTGAGATATCCGGTAAGTGGAAAGTCTGGGTTCGCGCGCAGGACGGAGGCGACCGCATCGTTGGCGTTCTTCAAACCCCCGAGTCTGACCTCGGTACCTCAACAGCATGGAATGAATAA
- a CDS encoding OB-fold domain-containing protein: protein MTTANYPLPRPNAQTQAYWDGAAAGELRYQCCADCGRVQLMPRSLCEQCQSGHLDWEVSRRIGTVLTFTTVYRAPLPVFKDMVPYVIAIVDLDEGFRVMANALPQGREGLGIGSRVRMGFQDVHGIVLPVVEAVLEVAS, encoded by the coding sequence ATGACGACTGCAAATTACCCCTTGCCTCGACCCAACGCGCAGACGCAGGCCTATTGGGACGGCGCCGCCGCCGGCGAATTGCGTTACCAGTGCTGCGCCGATTGCGGCCGCGTGCAACTGATGCCCCGCAGCCTGTGCGAGCAGTGCCAGAGCGGCCACCTGGATTGGGAGGTCTCGCGCCGCATCGGTACGGTGTTGACGTTCACCACGGTGTACCGCGCTCCGCTGCCCGTGTTCAAAGACATGGTGCCGTATGTGATCGCCATCGTGGACCTGGATGAAGGTTTTCGCGTGATGGCGAATGCGTTGCCGCAGGGCCGTGAGGGGCTGGGGATCGGTTCCCGCGTGCGGATGGGCTTTCAGGATGTGCATGGGATTGTGCTGCCCGTCGTGGAAGCCGTACTGGAGGTGGCCTCGTGA
- a CDS encoding enoyl-CoA hydratase/isomerase family protein, with protein MSEENVILCERQGPVGVLTINRPKTLNALNVPTLLVLEEKLTELERHPDVRAIVITGAGEKAFVAGGDIADLNSRQGLAHYQEFAEVIHRVFRRFEVCDKPTIGAINGWALGGGTELLLTLDIRLVAEEAKLGLPEITLGLFPGAGGSQRIIRQVPLCRARELMFTGDQITAQQAVEWGLVNRAVPRASLMNEAMTLANRIADKSPITLKLLKRSLRDGADMPLSAAIGHEQAMIGLVLDSQDAHEGCTAFLEKRKANFTGR; from the coding sequence ATGTCCGAAGAAAACGTCATCCTCTGCGAGCGCCAAGGCCCCGTGGGCGTTCTGACCATCAACCGCCCCAAGACGCTCAACGCGCTCAACGTGCCCACGCTGCTCGTGCTCGAAGAGAAGCTGACCGAGTTGGAGCGCCACCCGGATGTGCGCGCCATCGTCATCACCGGCGCGGGCGAGAAGGCCTTCGTGGCCGGCGGCGACATCGCCGACCTCAACAGCCGCCAGGGCCTGGCGCACTACCAGGAGTTCGCCGAGGTTATCCATCGTGTGTTCCGCCGCTTCGAGGTCTGCGACAAGCCGACCATCGGTGCCATCAACGGCTGGGCGCTGGGCGGCGGCACCGAGCTGCTGCTGACACTCGACATCCGCCTTGTGGCTGAGGAAGCCAAGCTGGGACTGCCCGAAATCACGCTGGGCCTGTTCCCCGGCGCGGGCGGCTCGCAGCGCATCATCCGCCAGGTGCCCCTGTGCCGCGCCAGGGAACTGATGTTCACGGGTGATCAGATCACCGCGCAGCAAGCCGTGGAATGGGGCCTGGTCAACCGCGCCGTGCCACGTGCATCGCTGATGAACGAAGCGATGACGCTGGCCAACCGCATCGCCGACAAGTCGCCCATAACGCTCAAGCTGCTCAAGCGCTCGCTGCGTGACGGGGCGGACATGCCGCTGTCGGCCGCCATCGGCCACGAGCAGGCCATGATCGGCCTGGTGCTGGACAGCCAGGACGCGCACGAAGGCTGCACCGCCTTCCTCGAAAAGCGCAAGGCCAATTTCACGGGTCGCTGA
- a CDS encoding alpha-ketoacid dehydrogenase subunit beta has protein sequence MSTATEMRYVNAVTQALRDSMEQDPAVVVMGEDVAHAGGSFKATRGLLDTFGPGRVIDTPISESSITSAAVGMALSGLKPVVEIMFMDFITLSMDALVNQAAKTRYMFGGQGSVPMVLRTPHGGGLSAGPQHSQCLEAWLAHVPGLKVVCPASPQDAYSLLRAAIADPDPVMFIEHKAMYASKGQVDTAQIGRIGEARILRAGRDVSLITYGGTVSVCLKVADQLSKEGVEVEVVDLRSLQPWDKATVLASLSRTHRAVVVHEAVQAFGAGAEIVATIADEGFDELDAPVLRVAAPFMPAPFASSLEKGYTVTVDRVIEAVRKTLA, from the coding sequence ATGAGCACCGCCACTGAGATGCGATATGTGAATGCTGTCACGCAGGCCCTGCGCGACAGCATGGAGCAGGACCCCGCTGTGGTCGTGATGGGCGAGGACGTGGCGCACGCCGGCGGCTCGTTCAAGGCGACGCGCGGGCTGCTCGACACGTTTGGGCCGGGTCGCGTGATCGACACCCCGATCTCCGAATCGTCCATCACTTCAGCGGCAGTCGGCATGGCGCTGAGCGGCCTGAAGCCGGTGGTTGAGATCATGTTCATGGACTTCATCACCTTGTCGATGGACGCATTGGTCAATCAGGCGGCCAAGACGCGCTACATGTTTGGCGGCCAGGGCTCCGTGCCCATGGTGCTGCGCACGCCCCACGGCGGTGGCCTGAGCGCCGGCCCCCAGCACTCGCAGTGTCTGGAAGCCTGGCTGGCCCACGTCCCCGGCCTGAAGGTGGTCTGTCCTGCCAGCCCGCAAGATGCCTACAGCCTTTTGCGCGCGGCCATTGCCGATCCAGACCCGGTGATGTTCATTGAGCACAAGGCCATGTACGCCAGCAAGGGCCAGGTCGACACGGCGCAGATCGGCCGCATCGGCGAAGCCCGCATCTTGCGCGCCGGCCGGGATGTGAGCTTGATCACCTATGGTGGCACGGTCAGTGTGTGCCTCAAGGTCGCTGACCAACTGAGCAAGGAAGGCGTGGAAGTGGAAGTGGTGGACCTGCGTTCCCTCCAGCCGTGGGACAAGGCGACGGTACTGGCGTCGCTGTCGCGGACACATCGTGCCGTGGTGGTGCACGAGGCCGTGCAGGCCTTCGGCGCAGGGGCGGAAATAGTGGCCACCATCGCCGACGAAGGTTTTGACGAACTCGACGCCCCGGTGCTGCGCGTAGCTGCGCCCTTCATGCCCGCACCGTTCGCCAGTTCGCTGGAAAAGGGCTACACGGTCACGGTCGATCGGGTGATCGAGGCCGTTCGCAAGACGCTGGCCTGA
- a CDS encoding tripartite tricarboxylate transporter substrate binding protein, whose amino-acid sequence MTAFRKTITLIAAAIAVGAAPAQAQNIPANKQMRIIVPYSAGGTSDILGRKLAQELGERLGRQVIVDNRAGAGGAIGTEAAVRADADGTTLLLHSGAIATEPAIKKKLPYDVTKDLVAVTTVVKGPFALVVSNDLPVKNVAELMAYAKANPGKVNYGTPGLGTSVHFATEYFKAMSKAPITHVPYKGASPALAALMANEVQLVIDPLATAKKYAESGRIRALAVTTAESTDLWPQLPTVAESGVPGFDTSVWYGMYAPAKTPAATVEALNKELVAVLQSDEMRKWLSQEGLEPVADSPAQSQEFLREEIERWQSLAKSAGIQAE is encoded by the coding sequence ATGACTGCATTTCGGAAGACCATAACCCTGATCGCGGCAGCCATCGCTGTTGGCGCTGCGCCCGCACAGGCGCAGAACATTCCTGCCAACAAGCAGATGCGCATTATCGTGCCGTACTCGGCTGGCGGTACGTCCGACATTCTCGGCCGCAAGCTCGCCCAGGAACTCGGAGAGCGCCTCGGGCGGCAGGTGATCGTGGACAACAGGGCCGGCGCAGGCGGCGCGATCGGCACCGAAGCCGCTGTGCGTGCGGATGCGGACGGCACCACGTTGCTGTTGCACAGCGGCGCCATCGCCACTGAGCCGGCGATCAAGAAGAAGTTGCCTTATGACGTAACCAAAGACCTGGTCGCGGTCACCACGGTGGTCAAGGGCCCGTTCGCGCTCGTGGTGAGCAACGATCTGCCGGTCAAGAACGTGGCGGAACTGATGGCCTATGCCAAGGCCAATCCCGGTAAGGTGAACTATGGCACCCCGGGCCTGGGGACATCGGTGCACTTCGCCACGGAGTATTTCAAGGCCATGTCCAAAGCGCCTATTACGCATGTGCCCTATAAGGGCGCTAGTCCCGCATTGGCCGCGCTGATGGCCAATGAGGTGCAACTGGTGATAGATCCGCTGGCCACCGCAAAAAAGTACGCCGAGTCAGGAAGGATACGTGCGCTGGCTGTGACGACGGCCGAAAGCACCGACCTCTGGCCTCAACTACCTACAGTTGCCGAAAGCGGTGTGCCCGGCTTTGATACCTCTGTCTGGTATGGCATGTACGCGCCGGCCAAGACGCCAGCGGCCACGGTGGAAGCTCTCAATAAGGAGTTGGTTGCCGTCCTGCAGTCCGATGAGATGCGCAAGTGGCTGAGTCAGGAGGGGCTGGAGCCCGTGGCCGACAGCCCTGCACAGTCGCAGGAGTTCTTGCGCGAAGAAATCGAACGCTGGCAGTCGCTGGCCAAGTCCGCCGGTATCCAGGCCGAGTAG
- a CDS encoding thiolase family protein produces MTMNAFITGVYDTAVGELPDSSCMGLHAEAAMGAVADAGLKLSDIDGVLCAYSFTEPHLMLGSVFCEYLGIHPGTCLAVQAGGASACIMVMQAAALVASGQCSHVLVVTGDNRLTGMSRDGAVAALSEVGHPQFERPFGISVPASYALVAKHYMHQYGVTSEQLAAIAVEHRRHASRHPKAHKRELITVEQVLSSKMIADPLHMLDCCLISDGGAALVVSSRAAARDTRGKAIEILGAGQGHTHEHIVAAPSLMDFGCKTSSASAFSRAGVKARDIDVAQIYDSFTITLAVELESIGFFERGQAGIAAAAGELGLGGTLPCNTHGGLMSYAHSGAAGGMFHAVEAVRQLRGTADARQVQDAKLAFVHGDGGILSAHCSLVLGA; encoded by the coding sequence ATGACAATGAATGCATTCATCACGGGTGTCTACGACACCGCCGTCGGCGAGTTACCCGACAGCAGCTGCATGGGCCTGCACGCCGAGGCGGCAATGGGCGCCGTGGCCGATGCCGGGCTCAAGCTTTCCGATATCGACGGCGTGCTGTGTGCGTACTCGTTTACCGAGCCGCATCTGATGCTCGGTTCGGTGTTCTGCGAGTACCTGGGAATTCACCCCGGAACCTGCTTGGCCGTGCAGGCCGGCGGCGCTAGCGCCTGCATCATGGTGATGCAAGCCGCCGCCCTGGTCGCCAGTGGCCAATGCAGCCACGTGTTGGTCGTGACCGGCGACAACCGCCTTACCGGTATGTCGCGCGATGGTGCCGTGGCGGCGCTGTCCGAAGTGGGGCATCCGCAGTTCGAGCGTCCGTTTGGCATCAGCGTGCCAGCCTCCTACGCCTTGGTGGCCAAGCACTACATGCACCAGTACGGCGTGACGTCCGAGCAGTTGGCTGCGATTGCGGTGGAGCACCGTCGCCATGCGAGCCGACACCCCAAGGCCCATAAGCGCGAACTCATCACCGTAGAGCAGGTGCTGAGTTCCAAGATGATCGCTGACCCCCTGCACATGCTCGACTGCTGCCTCATCTCCGATGGCGGCGCGGCCCTGGTCGTCAGCAGCCGCGCGGCCGCCCGCGATACGCGCGGCAAGGCCATCGAAATTCTTGGTGCAGGTCAGGGTCATACGCACGAGCACATCGTCGCCGCCCCCAGCTTGATGGACTTTGGCTGCAAGACCTCATCGGCATCTGCCTTCTCACGCGCCGGCGTGAAGGCCAGGGACATTGATGTGGCGCAGATCTACGACTCTTTCACCATCACGCTGGCCGTGGAACTCGAATCCATCGGTTTTTTTGAGCGCGGCCAGGCTGGCATCGCGGCCGCGGCCGGCGAACTGGGCCTTGGCGGCACGCTACCTTGCAACACCCACGGCGGTTTGATGTCCTATGCGCACTCAGGTGCTGCCGGTGGAATGTTCCACGCCGTGGAAGCCGTGCGCCAACTGCGCGGCACAGCCGATGCTCGCCAAGTCCAAGACGCCAAGCTGGCCTTCGTGCACGGCGATGGCGGGATCTTGTCTGCCCATTGTTCCTTGGTGCTAGGAGCCTGA
- a CDS encoding 2-oxo acid dehydrogenase subunit E2, whose protein sequence is MRRELLVPKLGLTMSEGVLVEWMVQPGESFKVDQGLFVIESEKAANEIGAEADGVLLEIKVQTGETLPCGTVIGYWDDGQPGEGVPVASAVAAPSEAIAAHPAPVHSNNPRVPVTPLARRLAQQQRVDLARVTGSGPRGRIRARDVLATAQQQMPAGQALEAAGTASALVQAVAAPAAAVPVESGTLRPPSGLERNVAQRLTAAKQQVPHFYLAVDAEMSAVVALRAQLNASQSRQRLTLNHFVLAAVGHALEAMPEINCVWTDEGILSLNSSDVGMAVSTDKGLLVPVLRGVGRRSLGGIAAQAGELISRAQAGRLSSADMQGGAITVSNAGMHDVIYMTSIINPGQSMILGVGSIREVFRPDENGQPVIRREMGMVLSADHRVLDGVTGLKFLKLVVQALSRPLGLLVA, encoded by the coding sequence ATGCGCCGCGAACTCTTGGTACCCAAGCTCGGACTGACCATGTCCGAGGGCGTCTTGGTGGAGTGGATGGTCCAGCCTGGCGAATCGTTCAAGGTGGATCAGGGGCTGTTCGTGATCGAGTCGGAGAAGGCCGCCAACGAGATCGGTGCCGAAGCCGATGGCGTCCTGCTTGAGATCAAGGTGCAGACCGGTGAGACCTTGCCGTGTGGCACGGTGATCGGCTACTGGGACGACGGCCAGCCCGGCGAGGGCGTGCCTGTCGCCAGCGCCGTCGCGGCGCCATCAGAGGCAATCGCGGCTCATCCTGCCCCGGTGCACAGCAACAACCCGCGCGTACCGGTCACGCCCCTGGCACGCCGCCTGGCGCAGCAGCAGCGCGTGGACTTGGCCAGGGTGACGGGTTCGGGCCCCCGCGGCCGTATCCGAGCCAGAGATGTGCTGGCAACAGCACAGCAGCAAATGCCAGCCGGACAAGCGCTGGAGGCCGCAGGCACGGCAAGTGCCTTGGTTCAGGCTGTAGCCGCCCCAGCGGCTGCCGTACCGGTCGAAAGCGGCACACTCCGCCCGCCGAGTGGCCTGGAGCGCAACGTGGCCCAGCGCCTCACGGCGGCCAAACAGCAGGTGCCGCACTTCTACTTGGCCGTGGACGCCGAGATGAGCGCCGTGGTGGCGCTTCGCGCCCAGCTCAACGCGTCGCAGAGCCGACAGCGCCTGACGCTGAACCACTTTGTGCTCGCTGCCGTGGGCCACGCCCTGGAGGCCATGCCCGAGATCAACTGCGTGTGGACTGACGAGGGCATCCTGAGCCTGAACAGTTCCGACGTCGGCATGGCGGTGAGCACCGACAAGGGCTTGCTGGTGCCCGTGTTGCGCGGCGTGGGCCGGCGTTCGCTCGGCGGCATCGCCGCGCAGGCCGGCGAACTGATCAGTCGTGCGCAAGCGGGTCGACTGAGCAGCGCCGACATGCAGGGCGGTGCCATCACGGTCTCGAATGCGGGCATGCATGACGTGATATACATGACGTCGATCATCAATCCCGGTCAATCGATGATTCTCGGCGTGGGCAGCATCCGCGAGGTGTTCCGTCCCGACGAAAACGGTCAGCCCGTGATTCGCCGAGAGATGGGGATGGTGCTGTCGGCCGATCACCGCGTGCTTGACGGCGTCACCGGCCTGAAGTTCCTGAAACTGGTGGTGCAGGCCTTGTCGCGACCCTTGGGTCTGCTGGTGGCGTGA